Proteins encoded within one genomic window of Phototrophicus methaneseepsis:
- a CDS encoding MBL fold metallo-hydrolase produces the protein MTIEIKQATLGLASTNVYIVGDTETKEAVVIDPVDDADYIQQMAEDAGWTIKLILATHAHFDHVLASKPLKEATGAPFYIHKDCVEWLENLPTQGRLFGMSSLPEAATPDRLLTTETETIQVSEMLFHTLYTPGHAPGHLSFYMPEHNLVFSGDTLFAGSIGRTDLPGGDYEVLMHSIFGKLLPLGDETHVLAGHMQRTTIGRERHTNPFILDYADKI, from the coding sequence ATGACGATTGAAATTAAGCAAGCAACGTTGGGCCTTGCCAGCACCAATGTATATATTGTTGGCGATACAGAGACAAAAGAGGCCGTCGTCATCGACCCGGTTGACGATGCTGACTATATCCAGCAAATGGCAGAAGATGCAGGTTGGACAATTAAGCTCATTCTCGCCACACATGCTCATTTTGACCATGTTCTGGCGAGTAAACCGCTCAAAGAAGCCACAGGTGCACCCTTTTACATCCACAAAGATTGCGTTGAATGGCTGGAAAATTTACCAACGCAGGGGCGTCTCTTTGGGATGAGCAGCCTGCCTGAAGCAGCTACACCTGACCGCCTGCTGACGACAGAAACAGAAACCATCCAAGTGAGCGAGATGCTGTTCCACACATTGTATACACCTGGGCACGCTCCAGGGCATCTCAGCTTTTATATGCCAGAGCATAACCTGGTCTTCAGCGGCGACACACTCTTCGCCGGGAGCATCGGGCGTACCGATTTACCCGGTGGCGATTACGAGGTCCTGATGCATTCTATATTCGGCAAGTTGCTCCCACTCGGTGATGAAACCCATGTACTGGCAGGTCATATGCAGCGCACCACGATTGGCCGGGAACGACACACTAACCCTTTCATACTCGATTACGCTGATAAAA
- the murJ gene encoding murein biosynthesis integral membrane protein MurJ encodes MASLSNEPPLMVEADNNQTEETQQNRNRQIARSTVIVMIAFAVAKVISLAQTVIIANAFGVGSEWDAFVTANRIPELIFTLISGGALAHAFIPIFSGYLAKGDKEGAWRTATHVINFIFTVTLLVSAVVFFIAPWMVEHVVAPGFTPDQIEQTAHLMRILLLSTLIFSVSGICMGILQSHNHFLLPAMAPIMFDVGILIGVIFFMPVMGVTGIAVGAVLGAAMHFGIQVPGLIYYRARWWPSLDLHDPVLWRVIRLMLPRVAGLGVFSLNFLVMNNIASRLGTGSVSALDWGWRLMQIPQTLIGTAIGTVVFPSLAALSEIGDEKGKRTLMSGALRFILITSIPAGIGLIVIGQPLISLLERGAFDASASALVYSTLRAFTLGLIVHSALEVVARSFYADKDTLTPLWAALGGATINLVLSFVLSDVGEVERQTAMNAAINLLPITGFQPEVGNVSGLALANSFGVMFEVLSLLWILRRRWHGIQENQLATAIIKTLIASLIMALVVIIIEMGWHQFIGDRGLAFTVAQIGIEAVAGAIAFFVAAYALRMSELQDLVNLVLRRQPIKVKGA; translated from the coding sequence TTGGCAAGCCTATCAAACGAGCCACCGTTGATGGTTGAAGCAGACAACAACCAGACTGAAGAAACCCAACAAAACCGAAACCGCCAGATTGCACGTTCGACTGTTATCGTCATGATTGCCTTTGCTGTTGCAAAGGTCATTAGTTTGGCGCAGACGGTCATTATCGCCAATGCCTTTGGCGTAGGTTCGGAATGGGATGCATTTGTAACAGCCAACCGCATCCCTGAATTGATCTTCACGCTGATTTCCGGCGGGGCCCTGGCTCATGCTTTTATCCCGATCTTCAGTGGTTACCTGGCAAAGGGTGATAAAGAAGGTGCATGGCGCACGGCCACGCATGTTATTAACTTCATCTTCACGGTAACGCTACTCGTCAGCGCAGTGGTCTTTTTCATCGCGCCATGGATGGTCGAGCATGTCGTCGCACCGGGCTTTACACCCGATCAGATTGAGCAGACTGCGCACTTAATGCGTATCCTGCTCCTGAGTACGCTCATTTTCTCAGTGAGCGGCATCTGCATGGGCATCCTACAAAGTCATAATCACTTTCTGCTACCTGCTATGGCCCCAATCATGTTCGACGTGGGCATCCTCATTGGTGTGATTTTCTTCATGCCTGTGATGGGCGTCACGGGGATCGCAGTGGGCGCTGTACTGGGTGCTGCGATGCACTTCGGTATCCAGGTACCAGGATTAATTTACTATCGCGCGCGTTGGTGGCCCAGCCTCGACCTCCACGATCCGGTGCTGTGGCGAGTGATCCGTCTCATGCTGCCACGTGTCGCCGGCCTGGGCGTCTTCAGCCTGAACTTCCTGGTGATGAACAATATCGCTTCTCGCCTGGGTACAGGGTCCGTTTCCGCATTGGACTGGGGCTGGCGCTTGATGCAGATCCCCCAGACTTTGATTGGCACTGCCATTGGCACCGTCGTTTTTCCATCATTGGCTGCTCTGAGCGAAATTGGTGACGAAAAAGGTAAACGGACGCTCATGTCGGGCGCATTGCGCTTCATCCTGATTACGAGCATTCCGGCAGGTATCGGGCTCATCGTCATTGGGCAACCCCTCATCAGCTTACTGGAACGCGGCGCGTTCGATGCGTCTGCATCTGCGTTGGTCTATAGCACCCTACGGGCCTTCACGTTGGGTCTGATCGTGCATTCCGCGCTGGAAGTCGTCGCACGCAGCTTTTACGCGGATAAAGACACACTCACACCGCTATGGGCTGCCTTGGGCGGCGCCACCATAAACCTCGTGCTCTCTTTCGTGCTGAGTGATGTGGGTGAGGTTGAGCGCCAAACAGCGATGAATGCCGCCATCAACCTGCTGCCGATTACAGGCTTCCAACCAGAGGTCGGCAACGTCAGCGGCCTTGCACTGGCAAACTCCTTTGGCGTGATGTTTGAAGTGCTCTCGCTTTTGTGGATATTGCGCCGCCGCTGGCATGGTATCCAGGAAAATCAATTAGCAACGGCCATCATCAAAACGTTGATCGCCAGTCTGATCATGGCACTGGTCGTCATCATCATAGAAATGGGCTGGCATCAGTTCATTGGAGATCGAGGGTTGGCGTTTACCGTTGCGCAGATCGGTATCGAAGCCGTCGCGGGGGCGATTGCCTTCTTCGTCGCAGCTTATGCTCTGCGCATGTCCGAGCTACAGGACCTCGTCAATCTCGTCTTGCGCCGCCAACCAATAAAAGTCAAAGGAGCCTGA